A genomic segment from Tachysurus fulvidraco isolate hzauxx_2018 chromosome 21, HZAU_PFXX_2.0, whole genome shotgun sequence encodes:
- the cd248b gene encoding endosialin, whose protein sequence is MTEENKFPVGQRMNAEAEKDKSLKQMCCAAYPILFLAVLLICLPQGILGQTLQEQDGLCNAERCYSVHFQRKTFRESWKSCKDKGGSLATVKRPEEAALIQDLLNAADRHGPRPRLRLWIGLQRQPRQCSATRPLRGFTWITGDQEMEYTNWQREELPGACAAPRCVVITYNTTDKSNSDQNNFKWLDGSCLLAVDGFLCHYTYKGMCPALQSEGKGPALYTTPFDLHSTLLSHVPFGSVATLPCPDITKGDQSVLCMLHENGSVGWSKDAPLCSDTSKDWCEQDNGGCEHFCVNAGFHYYCECSEDFKIGEDGQSCQPLDPCHSSDCEFDCEPSPGGYRCKCPEGYFLSKDGLNCIDIDECSQNPCPQVCVNAPGTFECRCNEGYQLSKFGECLDVDECKEGKCEHFCENSLGSYTCLCHEGFAPIPDDLEHCEDINECQHTGICEQICDNYEGGFQCSCEAGYELQQDEYSCLPVSDMAEQYTTAEPAHMTTPVSDEPATTPDTVTDEITLKWHTEPPRTEWITTGLDWFTDTAQEEYIASPGWTEQTTNSPASDWLEDFPTTNIPADSNAKNEINPWFDESRIESQGEAHLPSTLSPNGNGDADRITPLTHQIHMSTLPSTSSQEKNLDGKKKHDRSWLLVALLVPLCVFIVVMLALGIVYCTSCAVEPRDKTVTDCYSWTTNSKPAETKPAKSKD, encoded by the coding sequence ATGACAGAAGAAAATAAGTTTCCAGTTGGACAAAGGATGAATGCAGAAGCAGAGAAAGACAAGTCTCTGAAACAGATGTGCTGTGCTGCATACCCTATTCTCTTCCTTGCAGTGCTATTGATTTGCCTGCCTCAGGGAATTTTGGGTCAAACCTTGCAGGAACAAGATGGTTTGTGCAACGCTGAGAGATGCTACTCAGTTCACTTCCAGCGCAAGACTTTCCGGGAATCTTGGAAAAGTTGCAAGGATAAAGGGGGCAGTCTAGCAACAGTGAAGCGGCCAGAGGAGGCAGCATTGATCCAGgatctgctaaatgctgcagACCGTCATGGTCCTCGTCCcaggttaaggctctggatcGGTCTCCAGAGGCAGCCTCGACAGTGCTCAGCCACACGTCCTCTGAGAGGCTTCACCTGGATTACAGGAGATCAAGAGATGGAATACACTAACTGGCAACGTGAGGAATTACCAGGTGCATGTGCTGCCCCTCGTTGTGTGGTTATTACCTACAACACGACAGACAAAAGTAACAGTGATCAGAACAACTTTAAGTGGTTAGATGGTTCATGCTTGCTTGCTGTGGACGGGTTCTTGTGTCACTACACATACAAAGGGATGTGTCCTGCTCTGCAGAGTGAAGGAAAGGGACCTGCACTCTACACCACCCCTTTCGACCTGCACAGTACCCTGCTCTCTCATGTCCCATTTGGATCTGTGGCCACCTTACCTTGTCCAGACATCACCAAGGGAGATCAGTCAGTACTCTGTATGCTACATGAGAATGGAAGTGTTGGATGGTCCAAGGATGCACCTCTTTGCTCTGATACTTCAAAGGACTGGTGCGAGCAGGACAATGGAGGTTGTGAGCACTTCTGTGTAAATGCAGGTTTTCACTATTATTGTGAGTGCTCAGAGGATTTCAAAATAGGGGAGGATGGGCAAAGCTGCCAGCCCTTGGATCCATGTCACAGTTCTGACTGTGAGTTTGACTGTGAGCCCAGTCCTGGGGGATACCGCTGCAAGTGCCCAGAGGGGTACTTTCTCTCAAAAGATGGTCTAAATTGCATTGACATTGATGAGTGCTCACAAAATCCATGTCCACAAGTTTGTGTTAATGCACCAGGAACATTCGAGTGCCGCTGCAACGAGGGGTATCAGCTGTCTAAGTTTGGTGAGTGTTTGGATGTGGATGAATGCAAAGAAGGCAAATGTGAGCACTTCTGTGAGAACTCACTAGGAAGCTATACATGTCTCTGTCATGAAGGATTCGCCCCTATACCTGATGATCTAGAGCACTGTGAGGATATCAATGAATGCCAACATACTGGCATTTGTGAGCAGATATGTGACAATTATGAAGGTGGATTTCAGTGTAGTTGTGAGGCAGGCTATGAGTTGCAGCAGGATGAGTATTCATGTTTGCCTGTCAGTGACATGGCCGAGCAGTACACAACTGCTGAACCGGCTCATATGACAACACCTGTTTCAGATGAACCTGCAACAACACCTGACACAGTAACTGATGAGATTACTCTGAAATGGCATACTGAACCTCCACGCACAGAGTGGATCACCACAGGGTTAGACTGGTTTACAGACACAGCACAGGAGGAGTACATTGCCTCACCTGGCTGGACAGAGCAAACCACTAATTCCCCAGCATCAGATTGGTTAGAAGATTTTCCAACAACAAATATACCAGCTGATTCAAACGCTAAGAATGAAATAAACCCATGGTTTGATGAGAGCAGAATAGAATCACAAGGTGAAGCCCACTTACCTTCAACTCTTTCACCAAATGGGAATGGGGATGCTGATAGAATCACTCCTTTGACACATCAAATTCATATGAGTACTTTGCCATCCACCTCAAGCCAAGAAAAGAATCTAGATGGCAAAAAGAAACATGACAGAAGCTGGTTGTTAGTAGCACTCCTAGTTCCTCTCTGTGTCTTTATCGTAGTCATGCTCGCACTGGgtattgtgtactgtacaaGCTGTGCTGTTGAGCCACGTGACAAAACTGTAACAGACTGTTACAGCTGGACCACCAACTCCAAGCCTGCTGAAACAAAACCTGCAAAATCAAAGGACTGA